One genomic region from Colletotrichum lupini chromosome 7, complete sequence encodes:
- a CDS encoding endo-alpha-1,5-arabinanase yields the protein MVSPPKTPSGHAIGIGPPHHLEPPLHLFGRVNPRLCSKYIARLYLHAAHKGLPQTASSNSANQAEGHIITQGQSSSPSLERCTLSCTGITLRDGVRMARSRFLPEMATVTLFQQCIASTVPLPVSNNLVSIMRFGSIFSLAAALLSATVQAYGNPGACSGQCWSHDPSVVRRDDGTYFRFETGSKIGIWKAPDLVGPWTYQGAALPSGSKINLKGNDDLWAPDVNKVGDQYILYYTVSSFGVQNSAIGYATSTTMEFGSWTDHGATGVASSAGSRYNAIDAQLVKSGSNYFLNFGSFWQDIFQVPLNAAATKANGNPYNIILNTTAPQPVEGAFVYERSGTFWAFFSSGSCCGLDANRPTPGNEYKIFVCRASSVNGPYTDKSGKSCLAGGGTLLLPSHNKIYAPGGQGVLVDPKRGAVLYYHYMNTDVGYADSQTLFGWNVISWSGGWPSV from the exons ATGGTCAGCCCGCCGAAGACGCCGTCTGGCCATGCAATAGGTATCGGTCCACCGCACCACCTTGAACCACCCCTTCATCTCTTTGGCCGGGTCAATCCTAGGCTCTGCTCCAAGTATATTGCCCGTCTTTATCTTCACGCCGCCCACAAGGGCCTGCCGCAGACAGCGAGCTCGAATTCCGCCAATCAAGCCGAAGGGCACATTATTACCCAGGGCCAGTCGAGCTCCCCCAGCCTGGAACGATGTACACTATCGTGTACCGGTATCACCCTCCGTGATGGAGTTCGGATGGCGAGATCTCGGTTCCTTCCAGAGATGGCAACCG TCACTCTCTTCCAGCAGTGCATAGCGTCAACTGTTCCTCTGCCTGTGTCGAACAATTTGGTCTCTATCATGCGCTTCGGTTCCATCTTTTCACTCGCAGCTGCGCTTCTGAGCGCCACCGTTCAGGCTTACGGTAATCCGGGAGCCTGCTCCGGCCAGTGCTGGAGTCACGACCCTTCCGTTGTCCGTCGCGATGATGGCACCTATTTTCGTTTCGAAACTGGCAGCAAGATCGGTATTTGGAAGGCTCCCGATTTGGTAGGCCCCTGGACCTACCAAGGAGCTGCCTTGCCATCGGGTAGCAAGATCAATCTCAAGGGCAATGATGATCTCTGG GCTCCTGATGTGAACAAAGTTGGCGATCAGTACATTCTGTACTACACCGTCTCCTCTTTCGGCGTTCAAAACTCGGCCATCGGTTATGCTACCTCCACCACCATGGAGTTTGGCTCCTGGACTGATCATGGCGCCACCGGGGTCGCTTCTTCAGCCGGCAGCCGCTACAATGCCATCGATGCTCAGCTCGTCAAGTCCGGTAGCAACTACTTCCTGAATTTTGGCTCCTTTTGGCAGGACATTTTCCAAGTGCCTCTGAATGCGGCTGCAACCAAAGCCAACGGTAATCCATACAACATCATTCTGAACACCACTGCCCCTCAGCCTGTCGAGGGTGCCTTCGTCTACGAGCGCAGCGGCACCTTCTGGGCCTTCTTCAGCTCAGGCTCCTGCTGCGGTCTCGACGCTAACCGCCCGACCCCCGGAAACGAGTATAAGATTTTCGTTTGTCGTGCCTCTTCTGTCAATGGCCCCTACACCGACAAGAGCGGCAAGAGCTGCCTGGCCGGCGGTGGCACCCTTCTTCTTCCATCTCATAACAAAATCTATGCTCCCGGTGGCCAAGGCGTCTTGGTTGACCCCAAGCGTGGTGCGGTCCTCTACTATCACTATA TGAACACCGACGTTGGATATGCCGATTCTCAAACTCTATTTGGCTGGAATGTCATCTCGTGGTCCGGCGGCTGGCCTTCTGTCTAG
- a CDS encoding calcium/proton exchanger — protein sequence MYLATPRSERARPEAISICCRAFTEVQKDTFAAFERMDTTPSISYNQHLILCSSLFVFTKLDRASGNSLLQMAGDHKISSSPLPAQDALHMRAKMDPAGFISATSSTLCDLAKVMYWLNVAVVLLANILGFAGQDFAWKMSQVAGLLNETTFGFLVEIIPFIVPILKHETSVPRESSDENNLIPIIQAPILGSILTNLLLCLLRQWTTFSCCLRTLDPKYLRLCPQVRDNFQPPWDLVRQSRLLSLLHLYFTSGPLAITVIYRELLLAKAICGWWYGWTSYRGAFTSRSSARITGIFDEVIEIDEQRDADRKGDMEKPKFTLTGSIIVLFISWYYVPDQSSGLKLLPLYMIDNYIDMRSSRYTLPLPGSFHPCGSPQRATVVLVERALENPMDLDCRTLMIALLVLSILVCAVAERFRFVNATISIAALQELQQLLRKGQVAWIKVC from the exons ATGTATTTGGCTACACCACGGTCTGAGCGAGCAAGGCCAGAAGCTATAT CCATCTGCTGTCGAGCCTTCACGGAAGTCCAG AAGGACACCTTCGCCGCTTTTGAAAGAATGGATACTA CTCCGAGCATCTCCTACAATCAACACCTAATCCTCTGCTCCTCGCTGTTCGTTTTTACAAAACTCGACCGGGCCTCTGGGAATTCCCTCCTACAGATGGCGGGCGATCACAAAATCAGTTCTTCGCCATTGCCTGCTCAAG ATGCATTGCACATGAGGGCGAAAATGGACCCAGCGGGTTTCATATCCGCCACTTCCTCTACCTTATGTGATTTGGCAAAGGTCATGTACTGGCTCAATGTTG CTGTCGTGCTGTTAGCGAATATCCTTGGGTTTGCCGGACAAGATTTCGCCTGGAAGATGTCCCAGGTAGCTGGTCTATTGAACGAGACGACGTTTGGATTCCTTGTCGAGATAATTCCGTTCATTGTGCCCATTCTGAAGCACGAGACATCCGTCCCTCGAGAGAGCAGCGATGAAAACAATCTCATCCCTATCATCCAAGCCCCGATTCTCGGGAGCATCTTGACGAACTTGTTACTTTGCCTTC TTCGGCAATGGACTACTTTTAGTTGCTGCCTTCGGACTCTTGATCCCAAGTACCTTAGACTCTGCCCTCAAGTCCGAGACAATTTCCAACCTCCCTGGGATCTAG TCAGACAATCTCGATTGCTCTCATTGTTGCATTTATACTTCACGTCTGGGCCTCTGGCGATTACAGTGATTTACCGGGAGCTATTACTAGCAAAAGC GATATGTGGCTGGTGGTACGGCTGGACGTCCTATAGGGGTGCCTTTACCAGCAGAAGCTCTGCGCGTATTACAGG CATCTTCGATGAGGTCATTGAGATAGACGAGCAACGCGACGCTGACCGTAAAGGGGATATGGAGAAGCCCAAGTTCACCTTGACTGGATCTATAATCGTCCTATTCATATCATGGTACTA CGTTCCGGACCAATCCTCAGGACTCAAACTGCTCCCTCTG TACATGATTGACAACTACATAGACATGAGGTCATCACGTTACACTCTACCATTGCCTGGCTCCTTCCATCCATGCGGCTCTCCTCAACGGGCCACGGTCGTTTTGGTTGAACGGGCTCTGGAGAACCCCATGGATCTCGACTGTCGGACATTAATGATAGCTCTTCTCGTCCTATCAATTCTCGTC TGCGCGGTCGCTGAACGATTCAGGTT TGTCAACGCCACAATCAGTATTGCGGCACTTCAAGAACTCCAACAGCTGTTGCGGAAAGGCCAAGTAGCTTGGATTAAAGTTTGTTGA